GAGACCGGGGCGCCCGACTGGTGGAACGTGGGCATCGCCGCCACCGCCCTTCAGGACTGGCCGCTGGCCCGCCGCGCCTGGCAGGCGTACGGCCTGCGGGTGCCGGGAGGCGCCGCCGTCTCCGGCGAGCCCGCCGGGATGGAGCTGGGCAGCGCGGCCGTGCGGCTGTCGCCGGAGGGCGAGGCCGAGGTCGTCTGGGGGCGCAGGCTGGACCCCGCCCGCATCGAGGTGCTCTCCATCCCGCTGCCGTCCTCCGGGCGCCGCTGGGGCGAGGTCGTGCTGCACGACGGCGTACCGCATGGCGAGCGCACGACGGCTGCCGGGCACGCGTACCCGGTCTTCGACGAGATCGAGCTGTGGGCGCCCTCGCCGGTGCCGACCTGGGTCGTGCTGCTGGAGGCCGAGACCGAGGACGACCGGGACGCGCTGGAGCAGCTGGCCGCGGACGCCGGCTTCGCCGCCGAGGACTGGTCCTCGTCCGTGCGGCTGCTGTGCCGTATGTGCTCCGAATCCCGGATGCCGTCCGACGAGGGCGACGGCGAGCACCTCGACCCGCACGACCACAGCGAGCCCGGGCATCCGGGACCGCTGGGGCACCGCACCGACGGGCAGCTGTGGGTGCCCGAGCGCGAGTGCGGCATCGCGGCGCCCGCCTCGCTGGTGCGCGGGCTGCTCGACGGCTGGGTCGCGGACAGCCCGGACACCCGGGACTGGCGGGACCTGGAAGAGGTCTGTTGAGCCGGGTCAAGCTCATGATCCCCGGGAAGCCACCCGACCGCGCCCCGTAGGCTGTACTCGCAGATTTTCTCAAAGGTCGCAGGAAGGCGTACGTCGGTCATGGCGCAGCAGGACACCGATCAGCAGCACGCGGGCGTGCTCCCCGTGGACGACGAGGGCTTCGTCATCGACACCGAGGACACGGAGGA
The Streptomyces sp. CGMCC 4.7035 DNA segment above includes these coding regions:
- a CDS encoding tetratricopeptide repeat protein; amino-acid sequence: MRIFGKGRHRPSASWRQATDRAFTLIGDGRYEDAGALLTRAADLEPWLSESWFNLALLHKFRHDWEQARTAGLRAVALLDRETGAPDWWNVGIAATALQDWPLARRAWQAYGLRVPGGAAVSGEPAGMELGSAAVRLSPEGEAEVVWGRRLDPARIEVLSIPLPSSGRRWGEVVLHDGVPHGERTTAAGHAYPVFDEIELWAPSPVPTWVVLLEAETEDDRDALEQLAADAGFAAEDWSSSVRLLCRMCSESRMPSDEGDGEHLDPHDHSEPGHPGPLGHRTDGQLWVPERECGIAAPASLVRGLLDGWVADSPDTRDWRDLEEVC